One genomic window of Campylobacter curvus includes the following:
- a CDS encoding hydrogenase 4 subunit B, with the protein MKKILASSLIVLAFLSGCATSNTATQAPSMAKETKTIEFHGTGDYKDYKATLVSSDLFETAVFTDSMGYKFDMKHAPAASGIRMVSDKGIEIHFKKCEGILNFGHGQMSLVYEDK; encoded by the coding sequence ATGAAAAAAATTCTAGCTTCATCTTTGATCGTACTCGCATTTTTAAGCGGCTGCGCGACTTCAAATACCGCTACTCAGGCGCCATCTATGGCTAAAGAGACAAAAACGATCGAATTTCACGGAACAGGAGACTACAAAGACTATAAAGCCACGCTAGTATCGAGCGATCTTTTTGAAACAGCCGTCTTTACGGACTCTATGGGCTATAAATTCGACATGAAGCACGCTCCTGCGGCTAGCGGCATAAGGATGGTTAGCGACAAGGGCATCGAGATACATTTCAAAAAGTGTGAAGGGATATTAAATTTCGGTCATGGTCAGATGTCTTTGGTATATGAGGATAAATGA
- a CDS encoding DUF3737 family protein — protein MQEINEQNFSGERAMFWCKDTRFSYCVFNEGESPLKHSQNLELNFTLFKWKYPLWYSKNARLESCTFYEMARAGVWYSSDIFFNQCTIEAPKNFRRSKNITLQNVTLPNAAETLWSCENVTLKNVSARGDYFAMNSTNVSIENLNLAGNYSFDGVKNLEIKNSKIISKDAFWNSQNVTVTGSFISGEYLGWNSKNITFIDCVIQSEQGMCYIDNVVLKNCKTVNTNLAFEYSSVQAEISSGIDSVKNPIGGRIRAQNFGEVILEKDRIDPAKTQIEQI, from the coding sequence ATGCAAGAGATAAACGAGCAAAATTTTAGCGGCGAAAGGGCGATGTTTTGGTGCAAGGACACGAGATTTTCGTATTGCGTCTTTAATGAGGGTGAGTCCCCGCTAAAGCACAGTCAAAATTTAGAGCTAAATTTCACGCTTTTTAAGTGGAAATATCCGCTTTGGTATAGCAAAAACGCCAGGCTGGAAAGCTGTACTTTCTACGAGATGGCAAGGGCCGGCGTCTGGTATAGCTCGGACATTTTTTTCAACCAATGCACCATCGAAGCGCCCAAAAATTTCAGACGCTCAAAAAACATCACTCTACAAAACGTGACGCTGCCAAACGCCGCCGAGACACTTTGGAGCTGTGAAAACGTGACGCTTAAAAACGTGAGCGCCAGGGGCGATTATTTTGCGATGAACAGCACGAACGTCAGCATTGAAAATTTAAATTTAGCAGGCAACTACAGCTTTGATGGCGTCAAAAATTTAGAGATCAAAAACTCTAAGATCATCTCAAAAGACGCCTTTTGGAACAGTCAAAACGTGACCGTGACGGGTAGCTTCATCTCGGGCGAATACCTTGGCTGGAACTCGAAAAACATCACATTCATCGACTGTGTCATCCAAAGCGAGCAAGGCATGTGCTACATCGACAATGTCGTGCTAAAAAACTGCAAGACGGTAAACACGAACCTGGCGTTTGAGTATTCAAGCGTGCAGGCTGAAATTTCAAGCGGTATCGACAGCGTGAAAAACCCGATCGGCGGGCGCATCAGAGCGCAAAATTTCGGCGAAGTGATACTTGAAAAAGATAGGATCGACCCCGCCAAAACGCAAATAGAGCAAATTTGA
- a CDS encoding aminotransferase class IV family protein, whose protein sequence is MSYCKKSDLLFETIKILDFRPQNLKFHIKRAEASADEALKFDLESCLDSPLAGLVRAKVIYDRGGNLKSVEYFAYEMRKFYEFRLVDVDFSYEKKFLDRSDIDAAKGAFSEIVMIKNGLVTDTSIANLAIFDNGWITPKSPLLRGTTRARLLEEDFLRQEDISVQRLLEAKRFGVMNAMMDFLELNEFKFTR, encoded by the coding sequence ATGAGCTACTGCAAAAAGTCGGATTTACTTTTTGAAACGATAAAAATTCTAGACTTCAGGCCGCAAAATTTAAAATTTCATATAAAAAGAGCGGAAGCCTCGGCCGATGAAGCGCTTAAATTTGACCTTGAAAGCTGCCTCGATTCGCCGCTCGCCGGCCTAGTCAGAGCCAAGGTCATATATGATAGAGGCGGGAATTTAAAAAGCGTAGAGTATTTTGCCTATGAGATGAGGAAATTTTATGAATTTAGGCTTGTGGATGTGGACTTTAGCTATGAGAAGAAATTTTTAGATAGAAGCGATATAGACGCTGCAAAGGGTGCATTCAGCGAGATAGTGATGATAAAAAACGGGCTTGTGACCGATACTAGTATCGCGAATTTAGCGATCTTTGATAACGGCTGGATAACACCTAAAAGCCCGCTTTTAAGGGGCACTACGAGGGCTAGGCTGCTTGAGGAGGACTTTTTGAGACAAGAAGACATAAGCGTGCAAAGGCTGCTTGAGGCTAAAAGATTTGGCGTGATGAACGCGATGATGGACTTTTTGGAGCTCAATGAGTTTAAATTTACGCGCTAG
- a CDS encoding DctP family TRAP transporter solute-binding subunit, with protein sequence MKILISTLLSCAVAVSAFAAGKTYTVKFAHVVAASTPKGKAADFFAKRVDELSNGAIKVQVFPSAQLIDDDRVFGALKLGNVQMAAPSFSKFTPIVPQFQLFDLPFIFADSEHLHKVQDGAVGAALKELVTKKGFVALDYWDAGFKHFSSSKKPIVLPNDAQGQKFRIQSSKVLEEQIKAVGGNPQVLPFSEVYSALQQGVVDATENPLSNFYNSKFHEVQTSLTLSSHGYLGYLVVVSDKFWSKLPDDLKKVFVQALSEATAFEREETAKEDAHVIAELEKYIAGGKKLEILKLDEAQRKQWSDAMSGIYPKFYDIIGKELIEQTMNAK encoded by the coding sequence ATGAAAATTCTAATCTCTACCCTACTTAGCTGCGCTGTAGCAGTATCCGCTTTTGCCGCAGGCAAGACCTACACGGTAAAATTTGCCCACGTAGTCGCGGCTTCCACACCAAAAGGCAAGGCGGCGGACTTTTTTGCTAAGCGCGTTGATGAGCTTAGCAATGGAGCGATCAAGGTGCAGGTTTTCCCGTCTGCACAGCTGATTGACGATGACCGCGTGTTTGGCGCATTAAAGCTTGGCAACGTGCAGATGGCGGCTCCCAGCTTTTCTAAATTTACGCCGATAGTGCCGCAGTTTCAGCTATTTGACCTGCCATTTATATTCGCTGACAGCGAGCATTTGCATAAAGTCCAAGACGGTGCGGTAGGTGCGGCGCTAAAAGAGCTCGTGACTAAAAAAGGCTTCGTCGCGCTTGATTACTGGGACGCCGGATTCAAGCATTTTAGTTCGAGTAAAAAGCCAATAGTGTTACCAAACGACGCACAAGGGCAAAAATTTAGGATCCAAAGCTCAAAAGTGCTCGAAGAGCAGATCAAAGCAGTCGGGGGCAATCCGCAAGTCTTGCCGTTTTCCGAGGTATATTCGGCGTTGCAACAAGGCGTAGTCGATGCTACTGAAAACCCGCTCTCAAATTTTTACAACTCCAAATTCCACGAAGTACAAACCTCGCTCACGCTCTCATCGCACGGGTATTTGGGCTATCTAGTCGTCGTGAGTGATAAATTTTGGAGCAAACTGCCTGACGATCTAAAAAAGGTCTTCGTACAAGCGCTTAGCGAGGCGACCGCGTTTGAGCGCGAAGAGACCGCAAAAGAGGACGCTCACGTCATCGCCGAGCTTGAAAAATACATCGCAGGCGGCAAAAAGCTTGAAATTTTAAAGCTTGACGAGGCGCAAAGGAAGCAGTGGTCGGACGCGATGAGCGGTATCTATCCTAAATTTTACGACATCATCGGCAAAGAGCTCATAGAGCAGACGATGAACGCGAAATAA
- a CDS encoding amino acid ABC transporter substrate-binding protein produces MFLQKFAKFLTLASLAVCVGAFGESSLEQIKKDGVIRIATEGTYSPYSFHDEKNELVGYDVEVAKAVAAKLGVKVKFIEAPWDAMLAAFNAGKADVVFNQVSITPERKVKYDYSEPYTTAYGALVVRKDNDSIKKFEDLKGKNSAHSATSNWAQVAEKYGANVVTVDGFSKGVELIIARRADATINDTITFFDFVKQKPDAPIKIAATASEPIYSAALFHKGSDTLVKAVNKALQELKAEGKLKEISMKYFDKDVSE; encoded by the coding sequence ATATTTTTACAAAAATTTGCAAAATTCCTGACTTTGGCAAGTCTCGCCGTATGCGTGGGCGCATTTGGCGAAAGTTCGCTCGAGCAGATCAAAAAAGACGGCGTCATCAGAATCGCGACCGAGGGGACGTATTCGCCTTATTCGTTTCATGATGAGAAAAACGAGCTTGTCGGCTACGACGTCGAGGTCGCAAAAGCGGTCGCAGCCAAGCTTGGCGTGAAAGTAAAATTTATCGAAGCGCCGTGGGACGCGATGCTAGCGGCATTTAACGCAGGCAAGGCCGATGTAGTGTTTAATCAAGTGAGCATCACGCCTGAGCGTAAGGTAAAATACGATTACAGCGAGCCTTACACTACGGCTTACGGCGCGCTCGTAGTTCGCAAGGATAACGATAGCATAAAAAAATTTGAGGATCTAAAAGGTAAAAATTCCGCTCACTCGGCCACTAGCAACTGGGCACAAGTAGCCGAGAAATACGGTGCAAACGTCGTTACAGTAGATGGCTTTAGCAAGGGCGTGGAGCTCATCATCGCAAGACGAGCGGACGCCACGATAAACGACACGATAACATTTTTTGACTTTGTAAAGCAAAAACCGGACGCCCCTATAAAAATAGCCGCCACAGCGAGTGAGCCGATATATTCCGCCGCTCTTTTTCATAAAGGAAGCGACACACTCGTAAAGGCCGTAAATAAAGCCTTACAAGAGCTAAAAGCCGAGGGCAAGCTAAAGGAAATTTCGATGAAATATTTTGACAAGGATGTCTCAGAGTGA
- a CDS encoding amino acid ABC transporter substrate-binding protein gives MKFANLLKFAAILALGLNLQAKTIKDGVLTVATEGTYAPFSFYDEKNELTGFDVDIARAVAGKLNLKIEFFAAPWDSMLAGFDAGKADAVFNQMSPTEERKKKYDFSKPYTVVYGAIIVRKDNDSIKSFADLKGKKDADSATSNWAQVAKKYGAEHVVVDSFAKSMELLFAGRVDCVIRDNIVFYDFIKARPDAPVKIAATSEEKDYTAAAVQKGNTKLLEQINKALDELRAEGKLKEISVKYFGKDVTE, from the coding sequence ATGAAATTTGCAAATTTGCTTAAATTTGCCGCCATTTTGGCTTTGGGGCTAAATTTACAGGCCAAAACGATAAAAGATGGCGTTCTCACCGTCGCGACCGAGGGCACATACGCGCCGTTTTCGTTTTATGACGAGAAAAACGAGCTCACAGGCTTTGACGTGGATATCGCTCGCGCGGTCGCTGGGAAGCTAAATTTAAAGATAGAGTTTTTCGCCGCGCCGTGGGATAGCATGCTGGCTGGATTTGACGCGGGCAAGGCGGACGCAGTGTTTAACCAAATGAGCCCGACAGAAGAGCGCAAGAAAAAATACGACTTCTCAAAGCCCTATACCGTCGTCTATGGCGCGATCATCGTTCGCAAGGACAACGATAGCATCAAAAGCTTTGCCGATCTAAAAGGCAAAAAGGACGCCGACTCCGCGACTAGCAACTGGGCGCAAGTAGCCAAAAAATACGGCGCCGAGCACGTCGTAGTCGATAGCTTTGCAAAGAGCATGGAGCTGCTTTTTGCGGGCAGAGTTGATTGCGTCATTAGAGACAACATCGTATTTTACGACTTTATCAAAGCCCGCCCCGACGCACCAGTGAAAATAGCCGCCACAAGCGAGGAGAAGGACTACACCGCAGCCGCCGTGCAAAAGGGCAACACAAAGCTTTTGGAGCAGATAAACAAAGCCCTTGACGAGCTTCGCGCCGAGGGCAAGCTAAAAGAAATTTCTGTAAAATATTTTGGCAAAGACGTGACAGAGTAG
- the sodB gene encoding superoxide dismutase [Fe]: protein MFKLRELPFDAKSNAVVSEETCNYHYGKHHATYVNNLNNLVKDTKFENAGLYELLVGSEGGLYNNAAQVYNHDFYWDCIAKKSEPSAELKAALSANFTDFKEEFIKAATTLFGSGWCWLVLDPKSKKLQIVQTSNAVTPVTDGKIPLLVVDVWEHAYYIDSFNARPKYLEKFYENINWEFVSEAYEWALKEGLNSVKFYIDELHGKCGCH from the coding sequence ATGTTTAAACTAAGAGAACTTCCGTTTGATGCGAAGTCAAACGCCGTCGTCAGCGAGGAGACCTGTAATTATCATTATGGCAAACACCACGCGACTTATGTGAATAATCTAAACAATCTCGTAAAGGATACGAAATTTGAAAACGCAGGACTTTACGAGCTTTTGGTAGGCAGTGAGGGTGGGCTTTACAATAACGCCGCACAGGTCTATAATCACGACTTTTACTGGGACTGTATAGCTAAAAAAAGTGAGCCAAGCGCCGAGCTAAAAGCTGCATTAAGCGCGAATTTCACGGATTTTAAAGAGGAATTTATCAAGGCTGCGACCACGCTTTTTGGCTCGGGATGGTGCTGGCTGGTTTTGGATCCTAAAAGCAAAAAACTACAGATCGTTCAGACTTCAAACGCCGTCACGCCTGTGACTGACGGTAAGATCCCGCTTCTTGTCGTAGATGTTTGGGAGCATGCTTATTATATCGATAGTTTCAACGCTCGCCCGAAATATCTCGAGAAATTTTACGAAAATATCAACTGGGAATTTGTGAGCGAGGCTTACGAGTGGGCGCTCAAAGAGGGCTTAAATTCTGTTAAATTCTATATCGACGAGCTTCACGGCAAATGCGGCTGTCATTAA
- a CDS encoding MalY/PatB family protein: MKYDFDTPVDRSGTNSSKWRTVGNELPMWVADMDFRAAPEILKVLQDRLDNGVFGYSFIPKEWNNAICSWWQRRHGVRFEPNWAIFCTGVIPALSTAIRRFTSPGDKILVQSPVYHVFFNCIANNGREISANELVYKNGKYEIDFDDLEKKLANPLTTMMLLCNPHNPIGKIWDKATLGKIGELCHKHGVLVISDEIHCDITDPGKSYTPFISVSELCAQNTIACISPTKAFNIAGLQSSAVVVPNENLRVKMAAAINYDEVGEANAFAIIAAIAAFERGETWLDEMRAYIYENKKIVQEFIKNENLPVHLVASEATYLLWLDCSKVCEDSSDFMKFLREKAGLWLNDGNAYRGDNFFLRMNIATQKSRVIEGLNRLKNGINLYLKR; this comes from the coding sequence ATGAAATACGACTTTGACACGCCCGTCGATAGAAGCGGCACAAACTCCTCAAAATGGCGCACCGTAGGCAACGAGCTACCGATGTGGGTGGCAGATATGGACTTTCGCGCTGCGCCTGAAATTTTGAAAGTCTTACAAGATCGCCTAGATAACGGCGTCTTTGGCTATTCGTTCATCCCAAAGGAGTGGAACAACGCTATTTGCTCGTGGTGGCAACGCAGACATGGCGTGAGATTCGAGCCAAACTGGGCGATATTTTGCACCGGCGTGATCCCCGCTCTCTCGACCGCGATCCGCCGTTTTACTAGCCCGGGAGATAAAATTTTAGTCCAAAGCCCCGTTTATCACGTATTTTTTAACTGTATCGCAAACAACGGCAGGGAAATTTCGGCAAACGAGCTCGTGTATAAAAACGGCAAATACGAGATAGACTTTGACGATCTTGAAAAAAAGCTCGCAAACCCGCTCACGACGATGATGCTACTTTGCAACCCGCACAATCCTATCGGCAAAATTTGGGACAAGGCCACACTTGGCAAGATCGGCGAACTATGCCATAAACACGGCGTACTAGTCATCAGCGACGAGATCCACTGCGACATCACCGATCCGGGAAAGAGCTATACGCCTTTTATAAGCGTTTCCGAGCTTTGCGCGCAAAACACCATCGCTTGCATCTCGCCTACAAAAGCCTTTAATATCGCCGGCCTTCAAAGCTCGGCAGTCGTCGTGCCAAACGAAAATTTAAGAGTAAAAATGGCCGCAGCGATAAACTACGACGAAGTCGGCGAGGCCAATGCCTTTGCGATAATCGCTGCTATCGCAGCATTTGAGCGTGGTGAAACGTGGCTAGACGAGATGAGAGCCTACATCTACGAGAACAAAAAAATCGTGCAAGAATTTATAAAAAATGAAAATTTACCCGTGCATCTAGTCGCGTCCGAGGCGACCTATCTTTTGTGGTTGGACTGCTCCAAGGTCTGCGAGGATTCCAGCGATTTTATGAAATTCCTACGCGAGAAAGCGGGACTTTGGCTAAATGACGGCAACGCTTACAGAGGGGATAATTTTTTCCTTCGTATGAATATCGCGACACAAAAAAGCCGCGTCATCGAAGGGCTAAATCGCCTAAAAAACGGGATAAATTTATATTTGAAAAGATGA
- a CDS encoding aminodeoxychorismate synthase component I: MLKTTKNKLNSFKTTPFIALLSYDTPDFDIVCSPDEATKFGLKFKLDAKNSVPLKYDLQKFPIGFEEYKKSFDIVQEHQKNGDSYLLNLCFSTVIKTDLSLQEIFEHSNAKAAVLKEGDFVCFSPEPFVRIENGYIHTFPMKGTIDASLPNADEILLNDEKEFSEQAMVVDLMRNDLSMVASEVRVHRFRFIERAAGLLQTSSHISGKLHEDLGFGDIFDKILPVGSISGTPKHETCRIINECEREPRGFYTGVFVYFDGEILQSFVMIRFVKKLGQTLKFFSGGGITARSDARKEYDELLQKVGFTF, translated from the coding sequence TTGCTAAAAACTACGAAAAATAAACTAAATTCGTTCAAAACAACGCCATTCATCGCTTTGCTAAGCTACGATACACCGGACTTTGATATCGTTTGTAGTCCTGATGAGGCTACGAAATTTGGCCTAAAATTTAAGCTCGACGCCAAAAACAGCGTCCCATTAAAATACGACCTGCAAAAATTCCCGATCGGCTTTGAGGAGTATAAAAAGAGCTTTGACATCGTGCAGGAGCACCAAAAAAACGGTGATAGCTATCTTTTAAACCTCTGCTTCTCGACCGTTATAAAGACGGATCTTAGCTTGCAAGAAATATTTGAGCACTCAAATGCGAAAGCAGCGGTGCTAAAAGAAGGTGACTTCGTCTGCTTCTCGCCCGAGCCCTTTGTGCGCATCGAAAACGGCTACATCCACACCTTTCCGATGAAGGGCACGATAGACGCTAGTTTGCCAAATGCCGATGAAATTTTGCTAAACGACGAGAAGGAATTCAGTGAGCAGGCGATGGTCGTAGATCTGATGCGAAACGACCTGTCCATGGTGGCTAGCGAGGTTAGAGTGCATAGATTTCGCTTTATCGAGCGAGCCGCAGGGCTGCTACAGACCAGCTCTCACATCAGTGGCAAACTACACGAGGATTTAGGCTTTGGCGATATTTTTGATAAAATTTTACCTGTCGGATCGATAAGCGGCACGCCAAAGCATGAGACCTGCAGGATCATAAACGAGTGTGAACGCGAGCCACGCGGCTTTTACACGGGTGTGTTCGTCTATTTTGACGGGGAAATTTTGCAAAGCTTCGTGATGATAAGATTTGTAAAAAAGCTCGGTCAAACGCTTAAATTTTTTAGCGGCGGAGGCATAACCGCGCGTAGCGACGCCAGAAAGGAATACGATGAGCTACTGCAAAAAGTCGGATTTACTTTTTGA
- a CDS encoding trans-sulfuration enzyme family protein: protein MKIDTLIVKGIEAKDNPYNAVVPPIVLSSTFAQEGLGEFGEFAYSRSANPTKKAFEELFAKFEGSKYSFALASGMAATTAVFNLLKSGDKVLLNNNVYGGTYRYASGIFKNQGISYELVDDLNLIEENDITDDVKMVFIETPSNPLLRVTDIKRIVNLAHKKGALVVVDNTFLTPYYQRLLPLGVDIVVYSATKYIGGHADVIAGIVSTNDDALADRIAFMKNTLGATLSPTDAYYLIRGLKTLSVRFDRQTQNTHKIVEFLKSNPAVRAVYYAGSHSEFEKRAQEAQASDIGAVISLELAEGYDYEKFAKSLHLFDLAVSLGGVESLICHPASMTHESYPKELQEKIGISQNLLRLAIGIENADDLIDDLKQALIKAKK, encoded by the coding sequence ATGAAAATCGACACTTTGATCGTAAAAGGCATAGAAGCCAAAGACAATCCGTATAACGCCGTCGTGCCGCCTATCGTGCTCTCAAGCACCTTCGCGCAGGAGGGGCTGGGCGAGTTTGGCGAGTTTGCCTACTCTCGTAGCGCAAATCCTACAAAAAAGGCGTTCGAGGAGCTTTTTGCAAAATTTGAAGGCTCTAAATACAGCTTCGCGCTAGCTTCGGGGATGGCCGCTACGACAGCGGTATTTAACCTATTAAAAAGCGGCGACAAGGTGCTTTTAAACAACAACGTCTATGGCGGCACCTATCGCTACGCAAGCGGAATTTTTAAAAATCAAGGAATCTCCTACGAGCTCGTGGACGATCTGAATTTAATAGAAGAGAACGACATCACGGACGACGTGAAGATGGTATTCATCGAGACGCCGTCAAACCCGCTACTTCGCGTGACGGATATCAAACGCATCGTGAATTTGGCCCACAAAAAGGGCGCGCTAGTCGTCGTGGATAACACATTTTTGACGCCATATTATCAAAGGCTGCTACCTCTTGGCGTAGATATCGTGGTTTACAGCGCGACCAAATACATCGGCGGGCATGCCGACGTCATCGCAGGCATCGTTAGTACAAACGACGATGCTTTGGCCGATAGGATAGCGTTTATGAAAAATACCTTGGGAGCGACGCTTTCGCCTACGGACGCTTATTATCTTATCCGCGGACTGAAGACGCTTAGCGTGCGATTTGACAGGCAGACGCAAAATACGCACAAGATAGTAGAATTTCTAAAATCAAATCCGGCGGTCAGGGCAGTTTATTACGCCGGGTCGCATTCGGAATTTGAAAAAAGAGCGCAAGAAGCGCAGGCTAGCGACATCGGTGCGGTCATCTCGCTTGAGCTAGCCGAGGGCTACGACTATGAGAAATTTGCAAAAAGTCTGCATCTGTTTGACCTGGCCGTCAGTCTCGGAGGAGTCGAGAGCCTCATCTGCCATCCTGCCTCGATGACGCACGAGTCATATCCAAAAGAGCTTCAAGAAAAGATCGGTATCTCACAAAATTTGCTTCGTCTGGCTATCGGTATCGAAAATGCGGACGATCTGATAGATGATCTAAAACAGGCTTTGATAAAGGCCAAAAAATAG
- a CDS encoding amino acid ABC transporter ATP-binding protein has translation MSVKFTNLNKSFGDHLVLDDISVEIFDGQTTVIVGSSGSGKSTLLRCINLLEIPQSGELELGRERINFGAKFSQNELLPFRRHTGMVFQGFNLFPHLNVLENVIEGPVHVLGVSKQATIKKAEELLGKVGLGDKKDAYPNRLSSGQSQRVAIARALAMDPYFLLLDEPTSALDPELEAEVLKVIISLSREKKSLIIVTHNMNFARKVADRILFLDKGKIAFDGTPEQFFTSQNERIVNFISAMDI, from the coding sequence ATGTCCGTTAAATTTACGAATTTAAACAAATCTTTTGGCGACCATCTCGTCCTTGATGACATCAGCGTCGAGATCTTTGACGGGCAAACGACGGTCATCGTGGGCTCATCAGGCTCTGGCAAATCAACCCTGCTGCGCTGCATAAATCTGCTGGAAATTCCGCAAAGCGGAGAGCTGGAGCTTGGGCGAGAGAGGATAAATTTTGGAGCTAAATTTAGCCAAAACGAGCTGTTGCCGTTTCGCAGGCACACGGGCATGGTCTTTCAGGGCTTTAATCTCTTCCCGCACCTAAATGTGCTAGAAAACGTCATCGAAGGTCCCGTGCACGTGCTGGGCGTCTCAAAACAAGCCACGATAAAAAAGGCGGAGGAACTGCTTGGCAAAGTGGGGCTGGGCGATAAAAAAGACGCTTATCCAAACCGCCTTTCTAGCGGGCAGTCTCAGCGCGTGGCGATCGCTCGTGCGCTTGCGATGGATCCATATTTCTTGCTGCTCGATGAGCCCACGAGCGCGCTTGATCCTGAGCTTGAAGCGGAGGTTTTAAAGGTCATCATCAGCCTCTCGCGTGAGAAAAAATCGCTCATCATCGTTACGCACAATATGAATTTCGCTCGTAAAGTCGCGGATAGAATTTTATTTTTAGACAAGGGCAAGATCGCCTTTGACGGTACGCCGGAGCAGTTTTTCACGAGCCAAAACGAACGTATCGTAAATTTTATCTCGGCGATGGATATTTGA
- a CDS encoding amino acid ABC transporter permease — translation MLDALVKVTIPLTLISFACGLVIAIITAIARLSNFKILKFIFGAYVWIFRGTPMLVQLFIIFFGLPAVGVTLDTWSAAIIAFSLNVGAYASESVRASILSVPKGQWEAATSLGMSHAQILRRIIAPQAVRISLPPLSNTFIGLVKDTSLAASITMVDMFMVAQRIAARTFEPLVLYVLAALIYLVVCTLLTFLQAKLEKYTSRYV, via the coding sequence ATGTTAGACGCGCTGGTAAAGGTCACGATCCCGCTCACGCTCATTTCCTTTGCCTGCGGGCTGGTGATCGCGATCATCACCGCCATAGCGCGCCTGTCGAATTTTAAAATTTTAAAATTCATCTTTGGCGCTTACGTTTGGATATTTCGCGGCACGCCAATGCTCGTGCAGCTTTTCATCATATTTTTCGGCTTGCCGGCTGTGGGCGTGACGCTAGATACTTGGAGCGCGGCGATCATCGCATTTAGCCTAAACGTGGGCGCATACGCCTCGGAGTCGGTGCGAGCCTCGATCCTATCCGTGCCAAAGGGACAGTGGGAGGCGGCGACCTCGCTTGGCATGAGCCACGCGCAAATTTTACGCCGCATCATCGCCCCGCAAGCAGTCAGGATCTCGCTACCGCCGCTATCAAATACCTTCATCGGGCTCGTCAAAGACACCTCGCTCGCCGCGTCTATCACAATGGTCGATATGTTTATGGTCGCTCAGCGTATCGCCGCGCGCACCTTCGAGCCACTCGTGCTCTACGTGCTCGCCGCGCTCATCTACCTGGTCGTTTGCACGCTGCTTACGTTCCTACAAGCCAAACTCGAAAAATACACTTCAAGGTATGTCTGA